A window from Labrus mixtus chromosome 14, fLabMix1.1, whole genome shotgun sequence encodes these proteins:
- the alg9 gene encoding alpha-1,2-mannosyltransferase ALG9, with product MAAKALRQRTRRGSRQDGNNVSVPNDARPPKEEKAGDDSKTTETRQESVSRGGQVWAPEGSTAFKCLLSARFCAALLSNISDCDETFNYWEPMHYLLYGTGMQTWEYSPLYAIRSYAYLWLHALPACVHAHVLQTNKVLVFYFVRCVLAFSCCVCELYFYKAVCKKFGLHVGRLMLAFLVLSTGMFCSSAAFLPSSFCMYTTLVAMTGWFQDSTPLAIMGVAAGVIVGWPFSALIGVPIAFDLLVLKRQWKSFIIWSALALLLFLVPLVAVDSFFYGKLVIAPLNILLYNVFTPHGPDLYGTEPWHFYFFNGLLNFNLVFALALFSLPLTALMETLLHRFNVQNLGRPYWLTLSPMYIWMLVFFTRPHKEERFLFPIYPLICLCGAVALSSLQKCYHFLFQRYRLEHYTVSSNWLALSTVVVFSVLSLSRSVALFRGYHAPLDLYPEFHRIAKDPTLHAVPPGRPVSVCVGKEWYRFPSSFLLPHNWQLHFIQSEFKGQLPQPYASGPLATQIIPANMNDQNLEEPTRYLDLRQCHYLVDLDIEEESPLEPNYSANKEEWNVIAFKPFIQASRSSRLLRAFYIPFLSDHHTTYRRYVILKPRRQKQPRKRTHG from the exons atggcggccAAGGCGCTCCGGCAGCGAACCAGACGAGGCAGCAGACAAGATGGAAACAACGTGAGCGTCCCCAACGACGCCCGGCCACCGAAAGAGGAGAAAGCCGGCGATGATAGTAAAACTACAGAGACTCGACAAGA gTCGGTAAGTCGTGGAGGGCAGGTGTGGGCTCCAGAAGGTTCGACGGCGTTTAAGTGCCTGCTCTCTGCGCGTTTCTGCGCAGCTTTGCTCAGCAACATCTCAGACTGCGACGAGACCTTCAACTACTGGGAACCT ATGCACTACCTGCTCTATGGCACAGGAATGCAAACATGGGAGTATTCTCCGTTGTACGCCATCAGGTCGTATGCCTACCTTTGGCTACATGCTCTTCCTGCTTGTGTGCATGCCCATGTTCTCCAGACAAATAAG GTGTTGGTGTTCTACTTTGTACGATGTGTCTTGGCATTCTCCTGCTGTGTCTGTGAACTCTATTTCTACAA GGCAGTTTGTAAGAAGTTTGGTTTACATGTGGGTCGTCTCATGTTGGCATTCCTCGTCCTGAGCACGGGAATGTTCTGCTCGTCTGCAG CATTCCTGCCCTCCTCTTTCTGTATGTACACCACGCTGGTTGCCATGACAGGATGGTTTCAGGACTCGACACCTTTAGCCATCATGGGTGTGGCTGCCGGGGTCATTGTTGGATGGCCgttctctgctctgattgg GGTTCCAATTGCTTTCGATCTGCTGGTGTTAAAGAGGCAGTGGAAAAGCTTTATCATCTGGTCAGCTCTTGCTTTGCTTCTGTTTCTG GTTCCCCTGGTGGCAGTGGACTCTTTCTTTTATGGAAAACTGGTCATTGCTCCACTCAATATTCTTCTTTATAATGTCTTCACACCACATGGACCTGATTTGTACG GTACAGAGCCGTGgcatttctacttttttaacgGGCTCCTGAACTTCAACCTGGTGTTTGCTCTGGCACTGTTTTCTCTCCCACTCACTGCTCTCATGGAGACACTGTTACACAGGTTCAATG TGCAGAACCTGGGCCGTCCATACTGGCTAACTCTGTCTCCTATGTATATCTGGATGTTGGTTTTCTTCACCAGACCCCATAAAGAGGAGCGTTTTTTATTTCCCATCTACCCTTTAATCTGCCTTTGTGGAGCAGTAGCCCTCTCATCACTGCAg AAATGCTACCACTTCCTGTTCCAGCGGTACCGTCTGGAGCACTACACTGTCTCTTCCAATTGGTTGGCTCTAAGTACAGTTGTCGTCTTCTCAGTGCTGTCACTGTCTCGCTCAGTCGCCCTCTTCAGAG GCTACCACGCCCCTTTGGACCTGTACCCAGAGTTCCACCGCATCGCAAAGGACCCAACTCTTCATGCAGTCCCTCCCGGGAGacctgttagtgtgtgtgtgggcaaagAGTGGTACCGCTTCCCAAGCAGCTTTCTTTTACCGCACAA ctGGCAGCTACACTTCATTCAGTCTGAGTTTAAAGGGCAGCTGCCTCAGCCGTATGCCTCTGGACCTCTGGCCACACAGATCATCCCGGCTAATATGAACGACCAGAACCTGGAGGAGCCAACCAGATAT TTGGATTTACGGCAGTGCCACTACTTAGTAGACCTGGACATAGAAGAAGAATCACCACTTGAGCCAAATTATTCAGCCAACAAAGAGGAGTGGAACGTCATCGCCTTTAAGCCTTTTATTCAAGCATCAAG atCATCTCGTCTCCTCAGAGCATTCTACATCCCATTTTTGTCAGACCATCACACCACCTACAGGCGCTACGTCATCTTGAAACCACGGCGGCAAAAGCAGCCTCGTAAAAGGACCCATGGCTGA
- the layna gene encoding layilin isoform X1, translating into MKKDNTIVKVLILNRLLLTKMDLLIIFCHLLLLFFDPSEATSLITADLFEARGQRVCKAGKGKPCYKLAYFSELRRRLNFVEAELACRRDGGQLLSVESESEQKIIEQLITELRPTDGDFWIGLRRNHGNEDSSLDCSSQYYWLDGSKSTFRNWHWDEPSCGYEVCVVMYHQPSAPPGLGGLYMFQWNDDNCETKNNFICKYNGEKPQDPSPSPNSTQSNVFPSSVLPWNPRDRIQDRSTVLNLVYIIIPTIPLILLLLTVTGVCCFKLLVRRRRKEQKSEVCQTEPALENSTTPTDVYNVIRSQKDDDLISARPNTKNTSFLCSSPDTPTGDYDNLGGRDTESGFVTLASTESCFLNFDLNDLSLGRRGTRDFYDTSLGRSGKRELKDGGLSCTGHRDFYDRSLGRRTTKSEHYGSSVYGDHGLYDGSIRGGSDLYDSKLRPGSHTVKADLYQTYITNGKEDSFQTNLGTYGNRKSYQANLDCYRNGLNLDGGRRYFNEQDWINSRENY; encoded by the exons atgaaaaaagacaataccATTGTAAAAGTGTTGATCTTGAACAGACTACTACTGACAAAGATGGACCTACTTATAATTTTCTGTCacctgctgcttttattttttgatcccTCTGAAGCCACAAGCCTAATTACAG CGGACTTATTTGAAGCTAGAG GTCAACGCGTGTGCAAGGCAGGAAAAGGGAAGCCGTGTTACAAGCTGGCTTATTTCTCCGAGCTCCGCCGCAGGCTGAACTTTGTCGAGGCCGAGCTCGCCTGTAGACGGGACGGAGGGCAGCTGCTGAGCGTGGAGTCGGAATCTGAACAGAAGATCATAGAGCAGCTCATTACAGAGCTCCGCCCAACTGATGGAGACTTCTGGATAGGTCTCCGCCGTAACCATGGAAACGAGGACAGCAGCCTGGACTGCTCCTCACAGTACTACTGGCTGGACGGCAGCAAGTCGACTTTTAG GAACTGGCACTGGGATGAGCCATCATGCGGCTATGAGGTGTGTGTGGTGATGTATCACCAGCCGTCAGCTCCTCCTGGTCTGGGGGGTCTGTACATGTTTCAGTGGAACGATGACAATTGTGAAACCAAAAACAACTTCATCTGCAAATACAATGGAG AGAAACCACAGGACCCTTCCCCTTCTCCAAACTCCACTCAGTCAA ATGTTTTCCCTTCATCAGTGCTGCCGTGGAATCCAAGAGATCGCATCCAGGACAGAAGTACAG ttctGAATCTGGTTTACATCATTATTCCCACCATTCCCCTCATACTTCTTTTACTGACGGTGACCGGAGTCTGCTGCTTCAAACTGCTTGTCAGACG AAGGAGGAAAGAGCAGAAATCAGAAGTATGCCAGACAGAGCCAGCGTTGGAAAACAGCACAACTCCAACTGATGTCTACAACGTGATTCGCTCCCAAAAGGACGATGACCTGATTTCAGCCCGCCCAAACACCAAAAACACTTCCTTCCTTTGCTCCTCCCCCGACACACCCACAGGTGACTACGACAACCTGGGGGGCCGGGACACAGAGAGCGGCTTTGTGACGCTCGCCAGCACGGAAAGCTGCTTTCTCAACTTCGACCTCAATGACCTCAGCCTGGGGCGTCGAGGCACTCGTGACTTCTACGACACCAGCCTTGGCCGCTCAGGAAAGAGGGAACTGAAGGACGGCGGCCTGAGCTGCACCGGGCACAGAGACTTTTACGACAGGAGTTTGGGTCGTCGTACAACCAAGAGTGAGCATTACGGCAGCAGCGTCTATGGTGACCACGGGTTGTATGATGGCAGCATCAGAGGAGGGAGCGACCTCTATGACTCTAAACTGAGGCCTGGAAGTCACACAGTAAAGGCTGACCTCTATCAGACTTACATCACCAACGGCAAAGAGGACTCCTTCCAAACCAACCTCGGGACCTATGGAAACCGAAAATCCTACCAAGCTAATCTGGATTGCTACAGAAATGGTCTGAATCTGGATGGTGGAAGGAGATACTTCAATGAACAAGATTGGATCAATAGTAGAGAAAACTACTGA
- the layna gene encoding layilin isoform X2 yields the protein MKKDNTIVKVLILNRLLLTKMDLLIIFCHLLLLFFDPSEATSLITGQRVCKAGKGKPCYKLAYFSELRRRLNFVEAELACRRDGGQLLSVESESEQKIIEQLITELRPTDGDFWIGLRRNHGNEDSSLDCSSQYYWLDGSKSTFRNWHWDEPSCGYEVCVVMYHQPSAPPGLGGLYMFQWNDDNCETKNNFICKYNGEKPQDPSPSPNSTQSNVFPSSVLPWNPRDRIQDRSTVLNLVYIIIPTIPLILLLLTVTGVCCFKLLVRRRRKEQKSEVCQTEPALENSTTPTDVYNVIRSQKDDDLISARPNTKNTSFLCSSPDTPTGDYDNLGGRDTESGFVTLASTESCFLNFDLNDLSLGRRGTRDFYDTSLGRSGKRELKDGGLSCTGHRDFYDRSLGRRTTKSEHYGSSVYGDHGLYDGSIRGGSDLYDSKLRPGSHTVKADLYQTYITNGKEDSFQTNLGTYGNRKSYQANLDCYRNGLNLDGGRRYFNEQDWINSRENY from the exons atgaaaaaagacaataccATTGTAAAAGTGTTGATCTTGAACAGACTACTACTGACAAAGATGGACCTACTTATAATTTTCTGTCacctgctgcttttattttttgatcccTCTGAAGCCACAAGCCTAATTACAG GTCAACGCGTGTGCAAGGCAGGAAAAGGGAAGCCGTGTTACAAGCTGGCTTATTTCTCCGAGCTCCGCCGCAGGCTGAACTTTGTCGAGGCCGAGCTCGCCTGTAGACGGGACGGAGGGCAGCTGCTGAGCGTGGAGTCGGAATCTGAACAGAAGATCATAGAGCAGCTCATTACAGAGCTCCGCCCAACTGATGGAGACTTCTGGATAGGTCTCCGCCGTAACCATGGAAACGAGGACAGCAGCCTGGACTGCTCCTCACAGTACTACTGGCTGGACGGCAGCAAGTCGACTTTTAG GAACTGGCACTGGGATGAGCCATCATGCGGCTATGAGGTGTGTGTGGTGATGTATCACCAGCCGTCAGCTCCTCCTGGTCTGGGGGGTCTGTACATGTTTCAGTGGAACGATGACAATTGTGAAACCAAAAACAACTTCATCTGCAAATACAATGGAG AGAAACCACAGGACCCTTCCCCTTCTCCAAACTCCACTCAGTCAA ATGTTTTCCCTTCATCAGTGCTGCCGTGGAATCCAAGAGATCGCATCCAGGACAGAAGTACAG ttctGAATCTGGTTTACATCATTATTCCCACCATTCCCCTCATACTTCTTTTACTGACGGTGACCGGAGTCTGCTGCTTCAAACTGCTTGTCAGACG AAGGAGGAAAGAGCAGAAATCAGAAGTATGCCAGACAGAGCCAGCGTTGGAAAACAGCACAACTCCAACTGATGTCTACAACGTGATTCGCTCCCAAAAGGACGATGACCTGATTTCAGCCCGCCCAAACACCAAAAACACTTCCTTCCTTTGCTCCTCCCCCGACACACCCACAGGTGACTACGACAACCTGGGGGGCCGGGACACAGAGAGCGGCTTTGTGACGCTCGCCAGCACGGAAAGCTGCTTTCTCAACTTCGACCTCAATGACCTCAGCCTGGGGCGTCGAGGCACTCGTGACTTCTACGACACCAGCCTTGGCCGCTCAGGAAAGAGGGAACTGAAGGACGGCGGCCTGAGCTGCACCGGGCACAGAGACTTTTACGACAGGAGTTTGGGTCGTCGTACAACCAAGAGTGAGCATTACGGCAGCAGCGTCTATGGTGACCACGGGTTGTATGATGGCAGCATCAGAGGAGGGAGCGACCTCTATGACTCTAAACTGAGGCCTGGAAGTCACACAGTAAAGGCTGACCTCTATCAGACTTACATCACCAACGGCAAAGAGGACTCCTTCCAAACCAACCTCGGGACCTATGGAAACCGAAAATCCTACCAAGCTAATCTGGATTGCTACAGAAATGGTCTGAATCTGGATGGTGGAAGGAGATACTTCAATGAACAAGATTGGATCAATAGTAGAGAAAACTACTGA
- the LOC132987882 gene encoding complement factor B-like, whose product MGFSVRWILLAAFSCLLCMGGEVRCDCTETKMQIQGGFYTLTKQLERGSLLTYRCPEGFYPYPATSRLCQPNGTWLPPPKRFQPQRCRIVECPDPSVLESGNVSPLLEKYFVNNVTTYECYSGYSLRGSESRTCLPNGKWNGSTPICSHDSGNNCADPGIPAGASREGNIFGIDDTVKYSCNGKLFLVGSSVRVCQENGEWTGIEPACYFKYTYDTPLEVSESFGSAITNSLTTLQSPDDTQEGRSIRISKNGTLNIYIAVDISESIEEKYFRHARDAVIKLIKKISSFSVTPNYEIIFFSSDIYEVVSILDFWDGKIQLDDVMTKLSNFEIEDRNTGTDLNLVLNTFLERMAIIKQQVGVDSFMDHRHVLLLFTDGAYNMGGSPAPTVEKIKNMVYMDPTSNPESKYREDYLDIYIFAIGAEIFDEDLQPLTIGLGEKHYFRMDDIKNLEETFDKMIDEEEVKGLCGLHKEYETANQRDMYPWWVFLHVKTGATSKNCLGSLVTRQFILTAAHCLPFGVSHEDVTVEIGGITEKGVKTFTLHPEYNITRKVKEGVMEFYDYDVALIQLKNDVPIDSTVRPICIPCTQETSDALKLVGQSTCKQQEQLLLKNHLESLSFLTKSGNAVRRKDVNAKLGDNRDECIRHALGADGITTVKPEDAVTDNFLCSGGLIPFRDHIACRGDSGGAVFKNYQFRTIQVAVVSWGTKELCNSGNVIDSNDVSRDFHINLFRVVPFLRSILEDKDQDDFVPLTFLTD is encoded by the exons ATGGGATTTTCTGTCCGTTGGATTTTGCTAGCAGCATTTTCATGTCTCCTCTGCATGG GAGGTGAAGTGCGTTGTGATTGCACAGAGACAAAGATGCAAATACAAGGAGGTTTTTACACCTTGACAAAGCAACTGGAGAGAGGAAGCCTGTTGACCTACCGCTGCCCGGAGGGCTTCTATCCATATCCTGCTACGTCCCGCCTGTGCCAACCTAATGGCACATGGCTTCCACCACCCAAAAGATTTCAACCTCAGAGATGCAGGA TTGTTGAATGCCCAGACCCCAGTGTCCTGGAGTCTGGAAATGTCTCCCCTCTTTTGGAGAAGTACTTTGTGAACAATGTGACAACGTATGAGTGCTACTCTGGGTACTCACTGCGAGGCTCAGAAAGCCGTACTTGCTTACCAAATGGCAAGTGGAATGGCTCCACTCCGATCTGTAGCCATGACT CAGGAAATAACTGTGCAGATCCTGGTATCCCGGCTGGTGCCTCAAGAGAAGGAAACATATTTGGAATTGACGACACTGTGAAATATAGCTGCAATGGCAAGCTGTTTTTGGTGGGGtcgagtgtgagagtgtgtcagGAGAACGGCGAGTGGACCGGCATAGAACCAGCATGCTACT TCAAATACACCTATGACACTCCGCTGGAGGTTTCAGAGTCATTCGGCAGCGCAATCACAAACAGCCTCACCACTTTACAGTCACCAG ATGACACACAGGAGGGAAGGTCAATCAGGATTTCAAAAAATGGGACACTCAACATCTATATCGCAGTGGATATTTCTGAGAGCATTGAAGAGAAATACTTTCGTCATGCGAGGGACGCCGTCATAAAACTTATCAAAAAG ATTTCGTCCTTTAGTGTGACCCCAAACTATGAAatcatcttcttctcctctgataTCTATGAAGTTGTCAGTATTCTTGATTTCTGGGATGGCAAAATACAACTAGATGATGTCATGACTAAATTGAGTAATTTTGAGATAGAAG ACAGAAACACCGGAACAGATCTGAACCTCGTCTTGAACACCTTCTTGGAGCGAATGGCTATTATAAAGCAACAAGTTGGAGTGGATAGTTTTATGGATCATCGTCATGTCCTTCTTCTTTTTACGGACG gtGCTTACAATATGGGCGGTTCACCTGCACCcactgtggaaaaaataaagaacatggTTTACATGGACCCAACAAGTAATCCAGAGTCTAAATACAGAGAAGATTATCTCG acatttatatttttgccaTTGGTGCTGAGATCTTCGATGAGGACCTGCAGCCCCTCACAATAGGATTGGGTGAAAAGCATTACTTCAGAATGGATGACATTAAGAACTTAGAAGAGACTTTTGATAAAATGATTG atgaagaagaagtgaaggGTCTGTGCGGTCTTCACAAGGAGTATGAAACAGCTAACCAGAGGGACATGTATCCATGGTGGGTTTTCCTTCATGTCAAG ACTGGAGCAACGTCAAAGAACTGCCTCGGCTCTCTGGTGACTCGTCAGTTTATCTTGACTGCAGCTCATTGCTTACCGTTTGGAGTTTCGCACGAAGATGTCACTGTTGAAATTGGGGGCATTACAG AGAAAGGAGTTAAAACTTTCACATTACACCCAGAGTACAATATAACTCGAAAAGTGAAAGAAGGTGTGATGGAGTTTTATGACTATGATGTGGCTCTCATCCAACTTAAAAATGATGTTCCAATCGACAGTACTGTTAG ACCAATCTGCATACCTTGCACCCAGGAGACCAGTGATGCTCTGAAGCTGGTTGGCCAATCAACCTGCAAGCAACAAG AGCAGCTTCTGTTAAAGAATCATCTTGaaagtctttcttttttgaCCAAAAGTGGAAACGCTGTACGTAGAAAAGATGTCAACGCAAAGCTGGGCGATAAT AGAGATGAATGCATCAGACACGCACTAGGAGCAGATGGCATAACTACGGTTAAGCCAGAGGATGCAGTGACTGATAACTTCCTGTGCAGTGGTGGTTTGATTCCTTTCAGAGATCATATAGCATGCAGAG GTGACTCTGGAGGTGCTGTGTTTAAAAACTATCAGTTTCGCACAATACAG GTTGCTGTGGTAAGCTGGGGAACCAAGGAGCTCTGCAATTCAGGAAATGTCATAGACTCGAACGACGTTTCCAGAGATTTCCATATCAATCTTTTCAGAGTTGTTCCTTTTCTCAGATCAATTCTTGAAGATAAGGACCAGGATGACTTTGTACCACTTACATTCTTGACAGATTAa
- the chek1 gene encoding serine/threonine-protein kinase Chk1 has product MAVPFVQDWDLVQTLGEGAYGEVRLLVNRQTEEAVAVKVIDTSQAKECAENVKKEVCVHKMLNHPNIVRFFGHRKEGPTMYLFLEYCTGGELFDRIEPDVGMAEKDAHRFFQQLIAAVDYLHSTGITHRDIKPENILLDDKDNLKLTDFGLATMFRFKGRERRLNRLCGTLPYVAPELLSQSEYRAQPADIWACGIVLTAMLAGELPWDQPSESCQEYSDWLQKKTYLPPWKKIQPMPLSLLSKLLLACPGARIAIADIKKDRWFTQGVKQPPLGLGSKHLRSDGGLVSRGNSDDRMQFSSSQPDFAGVGWEAMMVISQTDGQVSFSQPTKPEHMLLGSQLLGTPGASQSPWQRLVRRMTRFFTTVNADASLSDLKDACDGLALGFKLTCTKQVTVSTLDKRNNKLIFKVHLLEMNQRVLLDFRLSKGDGLEFKRLFVKIKHKLGDIISTQKIT; this is encoded by the exons atggcTGTGCCTTTTGTCCAAGACTGGGATCTTGTTCAGACACTTGGAGAAGGAGCCTATGGAGA agtgaggctgctcgtgaacagacagacagaggaggcgGTCGCAGTGAAAGTGATTGACACTTCTCAGGCTAAAGAGTGTGCTGAAAATGTGAAGAAGGAGGTCTGTGTGCACAAG ATGCTTAACCACCCCAACATCGTACGATTTTTTGGCCATCGGAAAGAAGGTCCCACTATGTACCTCTTCCTGGAGTACTGCACCGGAGGGGAACTGTTTGACCGAATTG AGCCTGATGTTGGGATGGCAGAAAAAGATGCTCATAGATTTTTCCAGCAGCTCATAGCCGCTGTG GACTACCTCCACAGTACTGgcattacacacagagacataaaaCCAGAGAACATTTTGCTGGATGACAAAG ATAACCTGAAGCTGACAGATTTTGGCCTGGCCACCATGTTTCGCTTCAAAGGACGGGAGCGTCGCCTCAATCGACTTTGTGGGACGCTTCCTTATGTGGCTCCGGAGcttctcagccaatcagagtacaGGGCTCAGCCTGCGGATATTTGGGCCTGTGGGATAGTTCTCACTGCCATGCTGGCTGGAG AGCTGCCATGGGACCAGCCCTCCGAGAGCTGTCAGGAGTATTCagactggctgcagaagaaaACATACTTACCTCCTTGGAAGAAAATACAACCAATGCCTCTTA gtTTGTTGTCAAAGTTACTGCTGGCCTGTCCGGGTGCACGCATCGCCATcgcagacataaaaaaagaccgCTGGTTTACACAAG gtgtgAAGCAACCACCTCTTGGCTTAGGAAGCAAACATCTTCGATCAGATGGGGGACTCGTATCCCGGGGCAACAG TGATGACAGGATGCAGTtttccagctctcagcctgatTTTGCGGGAGTTGGCTGGGAGGCCATGATGGTAATCAGTCAAACAGACGGTCAAGTTAGCTTCTCTCAGCCTACCAAGCCGGAGCACATGTTACTTGGTAGTCAGCTGCTGGGCACGCCTGGAGCCAGTCAG TCGCCATGGCAGAGATTAGTCCGCAGAATGACGCGTTTCTTCACCACAGTGAATGCCGACGCCTCCTTATCTGACCTGAAAGATGCCTGTGACGGCCTGGCATTGGGCTTCAAACTCACCTGCACCAAACAG GTGACGGTGAGCACGTTGGACAAACGCAATAACAAACTTATCTTCAAAGTCCATTTACTGGAGATGAATCAAAGAGTGCTGCTGGACTTCAGACTGTCAAAG GGTGACGGTTTGGAGTTCAAGCGTCtctttgtgaaaataaaacacaagcttggtgacatcatcagcacacagaagatcacatga